ACAACGATGATATTCCTTGCAGCGATGCCGCTTGTATTTGCATTCATGAATGCTGTTATGCCACTCCAGATAGGAGCGCGTGACGTAGCGTTCCCATTCTTGAACTCATTAGGATTTTGGCTATTCTTCTTTGGTGGAGTATTCCTTAACCTTTCATGGTTCCTGGGTGGAGCTCCAGATGCTGGTTGGACTTCTTACGCTTCACTTGCGATGGCGTCTGAAACACATGGTATTGACTTCTATGCACTGGGTTTGCAGATTTCAGGTGCGGGTACACTAATCGGGGGGATTAACTTCCTCGTAACGATTATTAACATGCGTGCACCGGGAATGACTTATATGAGAATGCCGATGTTTACTTGGGCAACATTCGTAACATCAGCTCTTATCTTGTTCGCATTCCCTCCACTGACTGTTGGTCTTTTCTTATTGATTTTTGACCGTATGTTTGGCTCTAATTTCTTTGATGTAGCAAATGGGGGTAACACAATCATCTGGGAACACCTTTTCTGGATTTTTGGTCACCCGGAAGTTTATATCTTGATTTTGCCGGCTTTCGGTATTTTCTCTGAGATTTTTGCAATTTTCTCTAGAAAACGTCTTTTCGGTTACTCATCCATGGTATTCGCTACTGTATTGATCGGTTTCCTTGGATTCATGGTATGGGCTCACCACATGTTCACAACAGGTCTTGGACCGATCGCAAACGCGATTTTCGCAGTAGCGACAATGGCGATTGCTGTTCCAACTGGTATCAAGATATTCAACTGGATGTTCACAATGTGGGGAGGAAGCATCAAGTTCACAACTCCGATGCTTTGGGCTGTAGCCTTCATTCCTTCATTCGTTGCCGGTGGTGTAACTGGTGTCATGCTGGCATCTGCTGCTGCTGACTATCAGTACCACGACAGCTATTTCGTTGTCGCTCACTTCCACTACGTTATCGTTGGTGGTGTAGTATTCGCACTATTTGCAGGTGCACACCTGTACTGGCCGAAAATGTTTGGCACAATGCTGAATGAAACTCTTGGTAAAGTTACGTTCTGGTTATTCCTGATTGGATTCCACCTGACGTTCTTCATCCAGCACTTCCTTGGATTGATGGGGATGCCTCGTCGTATCTTCACATTCCTGCCTGGACAGGGACTTGAAACTGGGAACTTGATCAGTTCAATCGGTGCGATTTTCATGGCAATTGCTACAATCGTTCTATTAATTAACGTAATCATGACACAAGTTAAAAACGAAAAAGTCGGAAATGATCCATGGGGTGACGGCCGTACACTAGAGTGGGCGATTGCATCTCCGCCGCCATTTTACAACTTCAAGCAGCTTCCGCTTGTACGCGGACTGGATGCTTACTGGCTGGAGAAAATGGAAGGCAAGAATGAAATGACGCCTGCAGAACCACTTGGCGATATCCATATGCCGAATAACTCTTTCATTCCTTTCGTTATCTCACTTGGTCTTTTCATCGCAGCCTTTGGTGCGATGTACCGTGCTGATACAAGCTGGGGACTGTTAGTCTTGATCCTCGGTATGGCAGTAACTTTAGGAGCGATGTTCGTACGTTCTATTAAAGATGATCATGGATTCCATATTCATAAAGAAGACTTAATGGAAGATGATAATGATAAGGGGGCAAAGGCATAATGCAAGTTGAAGAAAAATTCACTTATGAAACATGGCCTGCGGAGCCTGAAAAAGCAACCCTCGAAGCAAAGAACAAGTTTTTGGGCTTCTGGTTCTTCCTTGGCGGAGAGACAGTATTGTTTGCGACTCTGTTCGCAACATATCTTGCATTAAAAGATAAGGTTCCTAGTGCTGACCATGCACTTGCCAAGGATATCTTTGAAATACCGCTGGCTTTTGCTGCGACAATGCTTCTTTTAACGAGTTCTTTGACAAGTGTATATGCTATGTACCATATGAAGAACTTTAACTTTAAAAAGATGCAGCTTTGGTTAGGATTGACTGTAGCTCTTGGCGCTGCTTTCCTTGCGCTTGAAATTTACGAGTTCAATCACTATGTACATGAGTTTCATCATACGTTTACAAGCAGTGCATTTGGTTCTGCCTTCTACACGCTTGTAGGCTTCCATGGTGGTCACGTTGCATTTGGTTTGCTTTGGATCATTACACTGATGGTCCGTAACTCCAAGCGTGGATTGAACCTTTACAACGCTCCTAAGTTTTATGTTGCCAGCCTTTACTGGCACTTCATCGACGTTGTATGGGTATTCATCTTCACGGTTGTATATCTAATGGGAATGGTGGGATAAACTGATGGCTAATCAACAACCAAGTTCAGGGAACCCAAGAGTAGACGTCGAATATCGCCGCAAGAAAAGCGCCGAAGAGATGAGATACCAAATCGTTTCCTTTGCATTGATGATTTTCTTGACACTTGTTGCTTTCGTTGCAGTTGGATATGAAGGATTCTCAGGCTGGTTCACAGTTCCGTTCATCCTGCTGCTTGCTGTGATCCAGGTAATCTTCCAGCTTTACTATTTCATGCATATGAGTCATAAAGGGCATGAAGCACCTGCATTGTTCCTTTATTCTGGTGTCGTTGTTGGAGCTGTAACAGTCCTGGCTTTCACAACCATTATCTGGTGGTAATATGACTTAAAGAAAAAATCGGCCTATAAGCCGATTTTTTCTATGTATGAGAGTATACTAACAATTAATGGTAGAGCCGCTATATTGAAGTGCCTTACCTTTGGAAGTATAATGATAGTAAAGTTCTTAAACAGGACGAGGTGAAAAAACGATGCTTACTCTAGATATATTTGGATTCAGAGCACTATGGAGTCCGATGTATTTTCTTGTGATTGCAGCTCTATTAGTTGCTTATTATCTAGTTGTCTTCAAGTACTATGATCGTTTTAAGGAAG
This window of the Mesobacillus jeotgali genome carries:
- the ctaF gene encoding cytochrome c oxidase subunit IVB — protein: MANQQPSSGNPRVDVEYRRKKSAEEMRYQIVSFALMIFLTLVAFVAVGYEGFSGWFTVPFILLLAVIQVIFQLYYFMHMSHKGHEAPALFLYSGVVVGAVTVLAFTTIIWW
- a CDS encoding cytochrome (ubi)quinol oxidase subunit III; protein product: MQVEEKFTYETWPAEPEKATLEAKNKFLGFWFFLGGETVLFATLFATYLALKDKVPSADHALAKDIFEIPLAFAATMLLLTSSLTSVYAMYHMKNFNFKKMQLWLGLTVALGAAFLALEIYEFNHYVHEFHHTFTSSAFGSAFYTLVGFHGGHVAFGLLWIITLMVRNSKRGLNLYNAPKFYVASLYWHFIDVVWVFIFTVVYLMGMVG
- the ctaD gene encoding cytochrome c oxidase subunit I, with protein sequence MSTYAQKKGFGATLWDYLTTVDHKKIAILYLIAGGFFFILGGLEALFIRIQLAVPNNDFVSAGFYNEILTMHGTTMIFLAAMPLVFAFMNAVMPLQIGARDVAFPFLNSLGFWLFFFGGVFLNLSWFLGGAPDAGWTSYASLAMASETHGIDFYALGLQISGAGTLIGGINFLVTIINMRAPGMTYMRMPMFTWATFVTSALILFAFPPLTVGLFLLIFDRMFGSNFFDVANGGNTIIWEHLFWIFGHPEVYILILPAFGIFSEIFAIFSRKRLFGYSSMVFATVLIGFLGFMVWAHHMFTTGLGPIANAIFAVATMAIAVPTGIKIFNWMFTMWGGSIKFTTPMLWAVAFIPSFVAGGVTGVMLASAAADYQYHDSYFVVAHFHYVIVGGVVFALFAGAHLYWPKMFGTMLNETLGKVTFWLFLIGFHLTFFIQHFLGLMGMPRRIFTFLPGQGLETGNLISSIGAIFMAIATIVLLINVIMTQVKNEKVGNDPWGDGRTLEWAIASPPPFYNFKQLPLVRGLDAYWLEKMEGKNEMTPAEPLGDIHMPNNSFIPFVISLGLFIAAFGAMYRADTSWGLLVLILGMAVTLGAMFVRSIKDDHGFHIHKEDLMEDDNDKGAKA